The DNA sequence GGGCCGGGTCGGTCTGCTGGATGCCGGCCGGGAGGAAGCCGGTCTGACCCTTCTCCGCGAGCTCCTTCAGGTGCGCCTTGTACGCCTCCGGGGAGACGACCTTGACGTTGAAGAGCATTCGGGAGTGGTCGACACCGCAGAGCTCGGCGCACTTGCCCATGAAGACGCCCTCTTCGGTCGGGGTGACCTCGAAGACGTTGGTGTGGCCCGGAATGACGTCCTGCTTGAACAGGAAGGGGACCACCCAGAAGGAGTGGATGACGTCGTTGGACGACAGGATGAAGCGGACCTTCTCACCCTTCGGCAGCCAGAGCGTCGGGCCCGGGTTGCCGGTCTCCGCGTTCCGGTCGCTCGGGACGCCCTTGGTGTAGACGCCTTCGGCGCCCGCCGGGAAGTCCTTGGTGTAGCGGTCCGGGATGGCGGCGAGTTCCTTGGGAACCTCGCCCGCCTTCGGAGTCGCCGCATCGCCGTCGACGTCCTCGACGTAGTTGAAGCCCCAGCTCCACTGGAAGCCGACCACGTTGATCGTGTGCGCCGGCTTGGCGGAGAGGGAGAGCAGCTTCGACTCGTCGCGCGCGGTGAAGTAGAAGAGCACCGAGACGATGATGAGCGGGACCACGGTGTACAGCGCCTCGATGGGCATGTTGTACCGGGTCTGCGGGGGAACCTCGACCTTGGTCCGGCTGCGCCGGTGGAAGATGACGCTCCACATGATCAGGCCCCACACGAGGATGCCGGTGATCAGAGCGGCCGCCCAGGACCCCTGCCACAGGGAGAGGATGCGAGGCGCCTCTTCAGTGACCGGGGTGGGCAATCCGAGGCGGGGGAAGTCTTTCCATGTATACGAGCAACCAGTGGCGGTCGCCAGGACCACGCCCGCAGTCAGCGCCTGCAGCAGCTTCCGCCGCATCGGGCGCCGCGGCGAGCGGTCGGAGCCGTAGGGACTCACGTAGCGCCTTCCCGAGAGTCTCGGCCCGCGCGGCCGGCCGCGGCCGCATTCGGGTCGGTCGCCGGCCCTGACGCAGGCAGGGGTTTGGATGTTTATGCGGACCAAACCCTACTGGACGCTATTTGGGGTCGCGCGGGGAGGGTGCCCAACGCGCCGTTACTGACCCCGAAGGGATGGATCCGCCGTACGGGGGACGGCCCAACGGACCCCGAATGGCGGGGTCCCGACGGCATCTGACGGGCCCTGACCTCGGGCCTGTCGTCAAAGTGCCGTCGTCGCCCGAAGGGCGGCCCCGCGGCGTCTGGAGCGCGTGCCAGGCGTCGCGGGGCAGACGGCACTTTGACGACAGGCCCGCCGGTCGCGGCGTCGGCGCGGCGGCCGGTTAGCGTGACCGGATGCCGTACTTCGACACCGCGTCCGCCGCCCCGCTGCACCCCGTGGCCCGGCAGGCGCTCCAGGCCTCCCTTGACGAAGGCTGGGCCGATCCGGCCCGGCTGTACCGCGAAGGGCGCCGGGCCCGACTGCTGCTGGACGCGGCGCGGGAGGCGGCGGCGGAGGTGGTGGGCTGCCGCCCCGACGAGCTCGTGTTCACTCCTTCGGGGACGCACGCGGTTCACTCGGGCATGGCCGGGGTGCTGGCGGGGCGCCGGCGTGTCGGCGGGCATCTGGTCGTATCAGCGGTGGAACACAGTTCCGTACTGCACGCGGCGGAGCTCCACGCGGCGGGCGGCGGGCGGGTCGAGGAGGTCCCGGTGGACCGGTTCGGCCGGGTCTCCGCCTCCTCCTACGGGGAACGCGTGGGGCCCTCCACCGCACTGGCCTGCCTCCAGTCGGCCAACCACGAGGTCGGCACCGTCCAGCCCGTGATGGAGGTCGCCGAGGTGTGCGCCGCCGCCGGGGTCCCGCTGCTGGTGGACGCGGCGCAGTCGCTGGGCTGGGGGCCGGTCCCCGGGAACTGGTCCGTGCTGTGCGCGAGCGCCCACAAATGGGGCGGCCCGGCCGGAGTCGGCCTGCTGGCGGTCCGCAAGGGAGTGCGCTTCTCCCCCCAAGGCCCCGCCGACGAAAGGGAGTCGGGGCGCTCCCCCGGCTTCGTCAACCTCCCCGCGGCCGTCGCCGCGGCGGCCTCCCTGCGGGCGGTGCGCGCCGAGGCGGAGGCGGAGGCGGCCCGCCTGCGGGTCCTGGTGGACCGGCTGCGGCGGCGGGTTGCCCGCCTGGTGCCGGACGTGGAGGTGGTCGGCCATCCCGACCTCCGGCTCCCCCATCTGGTCACCTTCTCCTGCCTGTACGTCGACGGGGAGACGCTGCTCCACGGGTTGGACCGGGCCGGCTACTCCGTTTCCTCCGGGTCCTCGTGCACCAGCTCGACGCTGACGCCCTCCCATGTCCTGCGGGCGATGGGGGTGCTGTCGGAGGGGAACGTACGGGTGTCCCTGCCGGCCGGTACGACGGCGGCGGAGGTCAACGGCTTCCTGGA is a window from the Streptomyces sp. NBC_01244 genome containing:
- the ctaC gene encoding aa3-type cytochrome oxidase subunit II, which encodes MSPYGSDRSPRRPMRRKLLQALTAGVVLATATGCSYTWKDFPRLGLPTPVTEEAPRILSLWQGSWAAALITGILVWGLIMWSVIFHRRSRTKVEVPPQTRYNMPIEALYTVVPLIIVSVLFYFTARDESKLLSLSAKPAHTINVVGFQWSWGFNYVEDVDGDAATPKAGEVPKELAAIPDRYTKDFPAGAEGVYTKGVPSDRNAETGNPGPTLWLPKGEKVRFILSSNDVIHSFWVVPFLFKQDVIPGHTNVFEVTPTEEGVFMGKCAELCGVDHSRMLFNVKVVSPEAYKAHLKELAEKGQTGFLPAGIQQTDPARNAEVNKL
- a CDS encoding cysteine desulfurase/sulfurtransferase TusA family protein, which produces MPYFDTASAAPLHPVARQALQASLDEGWADPARLYREGRRARLLLDAAREAAAEVVGCRPDELVFTPSGTHAVHSGMAGVLAGRRRVGGHLVVSAVEHSSVLHAAELHAAGGGRVEEVPVDRFGRVSASSYGERVGPSTALACLQSANHEVGTVQPVMEVAEVCAAAGVPLLVDAAQSLGWGPVPGNWSVLCASAHKWGGPAGVGLLAVRKGVRFSPQGPADERESGRSPGFVNLPAAVAAAASLRAVRAEAEAEAARLRVLVDRLRRRVARLVPDVEVVGHPDLRLPHLVTFSCLYVDGETLLHGLDRAGYSVSSGSSCTSSTLTPSHVLRAMGVLSEGNVRVSLPAGTTAAEVNGFLEVLPGLVAGVREQLGVAEPVMAADPEAESLELDTLGLRCPQPVIELARAIGRVPVGGTVTVLSDDEVARLDIPAWCAMRGQVYVGEAPRPLGTAYTVRRAV